The region TCGATGCGGCAAACGAACGGATCAAGGGCAAGATGCGTACGGCTTGTAACCAGCGGCATCAGCCCGACAGAGCCGAATTGGGCGCGCAATGCCCAAACCTCCCGCCGCAAGCTGCCTTGCGCATGCGATGGCGACGCCTCCGGCCAAAGCAGGCCGGAGATGCGCTCCCGTGTTGCACGCCAATCGGGGGAAAGGGCCAGAACAATCAATAGCGCTCGCGACTTGCGCGACGGCAAATCGACAATCTGTTTCGTTGTTTCTAACCGTGCCGAAAACCCACCGATAAGACTCATTCTTACGCTCGCGGCGACATTGCCATCACCCTGCAAGACAGCCTCCCACCATTTACTGGACGCTATCCCCAACCCAGAAAACACCATACACATTTCGTCATGCCGATGGCTCGGAAATTTTGATTTCGGCCCCACAACTCGATGGAATACTGGATTCTGTCTTGTCCGATTGTGCCTTGTCCGGTCATGCCGATGTGCGGAACCATTGGGTCGGCTGTAAGCGATGCGCACGCCCCACGTTGCTGATTGTGTGATTGAGCGGTTGAACGATCCTGATGAGAAGGATCGTGAGATGAAACGTTTCGACCAAAACGACATCGGTTTGTTAGACGACGTTCGCGACCGTGTTTCGCGAATGGAGGTTCTGGAGGGACCGACGGGCCGTCGGTCTTGGCCGGACGATGTGAAGGCACGGATCGTGGCCGAGAGTTTCGAGTCTGGAGCGCGGGTGTGCGATGTGGCGCGGCGCCATGGGCTGGCGCCCCAGCATCTCTCCACCTGGCGGGGCCTGGCGCGCAAGGGAAAGCTCGACGTCGCCATTGGGCCAGAGGATATGCCGGCTTTCTCGGCACTCGAGATTTTGGACGACGAGGCTTCGGCATGTTCGACGCCGATCGAGATCGAGGCCGACGGCATCACGATCCGTCTCGGCGCCGACACGCCGGCCGATCGGATCGCCGAGATCGCCGCCGCCTTGCGCCTCGCCCGGTGATCGTTCCCTTCCAGGCGGTCAAGATCGTGATCGCAACCAAGCCCGTGGACTTCCGCAAGGGCCATGACGGGCTTGCCGCCTATGTCGAGAAGGAACTCGGGCTGAAGGCGCATTCCGGGATCGTCGTGGTCTTTCGTGCCAAGCGCGCCGACCGGATCAAGGTCCTGGTCTGGGATGGAAACGGGCTCGTGCTGACCTACAAGCGGCTGGAGGCGGGGAAGTTCGCCTGGCCGGCGATCAAGGACGGTGTGATGCGGCTTTCGAAGGCGCAGTTCGAGGCCCTGTTCGAAGGGCTCGACTGGCGCCGGGTGCATGGCCGGCGGGTGCGCCCGCCGGTTGCGACGGAGTGATTCAGGCGGCATCTCAAAGGCCGTCGGCCGGCGATCTGGCAGTATAATCCATGGCATGTCAGCTGCCCCAAGCGATCTCGATTTGAGCGTCCTGCCGCCGGAATACCGGGCGGCTTTTGAAACGCTGCAGACACAGATTGCCGCCCTGAGCTCGGACAATTCCGCCCTGGCGGTATCGAACCGGCGTCTTGAAGCGCTGATCAAGGAATTGCGTCATGCGCTGCACGGCCGGAAATCGGAGAAGCTGACAGTAGACGAGCGTCAGCTTGCGTTCGAAGATCTGGAGACTGCGGTGGCAGAGGTCGAAACCGCGTCGGCAGCAGCCCACGCGACGCCTTCAGCGTCGCGCCCAAGACCGGCGGCTGTCAACCGCAACATCGGTAACCTGCCAGAGCATCTGCCTCGGATCGAGGAGATCATCGAGCCGGAGAGCCTCGAATGCCCCTGCGGTTGCGGGGCCATGCACCGGATCGGCGAAGACCGCACGGAGCGGCTCGACATTGTGCCGGCCCAGTTGCGCGTGATCGTGACCATCCGGCCGAAATACGCCTGCCGGATCTGCACCGACGGCGTGAGACAGGCGCCGGCGCGACCCTGGCTGATCGAAGGCGCGTTGCCCACGGAGGGCGCGATCGCCCACGTGCTGGTCTCGAAATATGCCGACCACTGTCCGCTTTATCGCCAATCCCAAATCCTGGCGCGTTCGGGCATTCAAATCGACCGCTCAACGCTGGCAGGATGGGTCGGCAAGGCAGCCTTCCACCTCGGCCCTGTCGTCGATCGTCTGGCCGAGCACCTGAAACGGTCGACCAAACTCTTTATGGACGAGACCACGGCGCCGGTCTTGGACCCAGGCAAGGGCAGAACCAAGACCGGATATTTTTGGACGCTGGCCCGCGACGATCGCCGCTGGGGCGGCCCGGACCCACCGGGCGTCGTCTACTTCTACGCACCCGGCCGCGGCGGCGGACATGCCGAGACCTTCCTGGACGGCTTCGACGGCATTCTCCAGATCGACGGCTATGCCGGCTACAACCGGCTCACTCGACTGTCGCGCAAGGGCGGCACTCCGCTCACTGTCGCCCACTGCTGGGCGCATGCGCGGCGCAAGCTCCGCGAGGTCTTCGAACGCGACGGCTCGGCCATCGCCCGCGAAGGGCTCGAGCGCATCGCCGGGTTCTACGAGATCGAAGACGAGATCCGCGGCACCGATGCCGGCCACCGCCTGGCCGTCCGTCAAGCACGAACGGCGCACCTGGTCGCCAACTTCCGGGAATGGCTGAACGCTGCCCGCGCGCGGGTGTCTGCAAAATCGCGCCTGGGTGAAAAGCTCGGCTACATCCACCGCCATTGGGACGGGCTGCAGACCTTCCTGACCGACGGCCGCGTCGAGATCGACTCCAATGCCGTCGAGAACCTTGTGCGCCCGATTGCCCTCAACAGAAAGAACGCACTCTTCGCCGGCCACGACGAGGGCGCCAAGGCCTGGGGCCGGATTGCCTCCCTGATCGAAACGGCAAAGATCAACGGTGTCGAACCGTTCGCCTATCTGAAAGGGACACTCGAAGCCATCGCGGGCGGCCACCCCAACGACCGCCTCGACGAGCTCTTGCCCTGGAATTGGACACCTACGTCAAGCTGATTGCTACGTGGGCGCACGCATCGCTTACGGTCGGCTCAGTTCCGTGATCGAAGCTCGCGATCGCTGTATTGCCGCTCGGAGAGCGTGCGTCGTCGCGGCGCTTCCATGGAGGACCTGGCCCATCACTCGTCCTTCATGTGCGGGCACAACAACAGACCATCACACTCCGGGACTAAATATCTAGGTCACCGCAATCCGTCTCCAGGCACAACGACAATCAATAGAGCGGCACATTGTGCCCGACG is a window of Alphaproteobacteria bacterium DNA encoding:
- a CDS encoding transposase — encoded protein: MKRFDQNDIGLLDDVRDRVSRMEVLEGPTGRRSWPDDVKARIVAESFESGARVCDVARRHGLAPQHLSTWRGLARKGKLDVAIGPEDMPAFSALEILDDEASACSTPIEIEADGITIRLGADTPADRIAEIAAALRLAR
- a CDS encoding IS66 family transposase produces the protein MSAAPSDLDLSVLPPEYRAAFETLQTQIAALSSDNSALAVSNRRLEALIKELRHALHGRKSEKLTVDERQLAFEDLETAVAEVETASAAAHATPSASRPRPAAVNRNIGNLPEHLPRIEEIIEPESLECPCGCGAMHRIGEDRTERLDIVPAQLRVIVTIRPKYACRICTDGVRQAPARPWLIEGALPTEGAIAHVLVSKYADHCPLYRQSQILARSGIQIDRSTLAGWVGKAAFHLGPVVDRLAEHLKRSTKLFMDETTAPVLDPGKGRTKTGYFWTLARDDRRWGGPDPPGVVYFYAPGRGGGHAETFLDGFDGILQIDGYAGYNRLTRLSRKGGTPLTVAHCWAHARRKLREVFERDGSAIAREGLERIAGFYEIEDEIRGTDAGHRLAVRQARTAHLVANFREWLNAARARVSAKSRLGEKLGYIHRHWDGLQTFLTDGRVEIDSNAVENLVRPIALNRKNALFAGHDEGAKAWGRIASLIETAKINGVEPFAYLKGTLEAIAGGHPNDRLDELLPWNWTPTSS
- the tnpB gene encoding IS66 family insertion sequence element accessory protein TnpB — its product is MFDADRDRGRRHHDPSRRRHAGRSDRRDRRRLAPRPVIVPFQAVKIVIATKPVDFRKGHDGLAAYVEKELGLKAHSGIVVVFRAKRADRIKVLVWDGNGLVLTYKRLEAGKFAWPAIKDGVMRLSKAQFEALFEGLDWRRVHGRRVRPPVATE